A genomic stretch from Aminobacter aminovorans includes:
- the thrS gene encoding threonine--tRNA ligase — protein sequence MSNSVSLTFPDGSVRDYDAAMTGAALAESISKSLAKKAVAYAVDGTVRDLSDPLGKSGKVEIVTRDDPRALELIRHDTAHVLAEAVQELWPGTQVTIGPVIDNGFYYDFARNEPFTPEDFPAIEKKMREIIGRNKPFTKQVWSRDKAKQVFRDKGEAYKLELIDAIPEDQNLNIYAQGDWFDLCRGPHMASTGQIGSAFKLMKVAGAYWRGDSNNPMLTRIYGTAWADQAQLDQYLHMLEEAEKRDHRRLGREMDLFHFQEEGPGVVFWHAKGWKMFQNLVSYMRRRLDQQGYQEVNAPQVLDKSLWETSGHWGWYRDAMFKVTVAGDDTDDDRVFALKPMNCPGHVQIFKHGLKSYRDLPVKLAEFGNVHRYEPSGALHGLMRVRGFTQDDAHIFCTEEQLAAECLRINDLILSTYADFGFNEISVKLSTRPDKRVGSDEAWDHAEEIMGNVLKTIEAQSGNRIKTSINPGEGAFYGPKFEYVLRDAIGREWQCGTTQVDFNLPERFGAFYIGSDSEKKQPVMVHRAICGSMERFLGILIENYSGHFPLWFAPQQVVVTTITSDADDYARSVAAKLKAAGLSAEVDLRNEKINYKVREHSLAKVPVILVCGKREAEEATVNVRRLGSRDQVSMGLDEAVAALVDEAMTPDRRRALTA from the coding sequence TTGTCGAATTCCGTTTCCCTGACATTTCCCGATGGTTCCGTCCGCGACTACGACGCGGCGATGACCGGTGCTGCACTCGCCGAGTCGATCTCGAAGTCGCTGGCCAAGAAGGCCGTGGCCTATGCCGTCGACGGCACCGTGCGCGACCTTTCCGACCCGCTCGGCAAGTCCGGCAAGGTCGAGATCGTGACCCGCGACGACCCGCGCGCGCTCGAGCTGATCCGCCACGACACCGCGCATGTGCTGGCGGAAGCCGTGCAGGAGCTGTGGCCCGGAACCCAGGTCACCATCGGCCCTGTCATTGACAACGGCTTTTATTACGATTTCGCCCGCAACGAGCCTTTCACGCCCGAGGATTTTCCGGCGATCGAAAAGAAGATGCGCGAGATCATCGGCCGCAACAAGCCGTTCACCAAACAGGTCTGGTCCCGCGACAAGGCCAAGCAGGTGTTCCGCGACAAGGGCGAGGCCTACAAGCTCGAACTGATCGATGCGATCCCTGAGGATCAGAACCTCAACATCTACGCCCAGGGCGATTGGTTCGATTTGTGCCGTGGCCCGCACATGGCCTCGACCGGCCAGATCGGCAGCGCCTTCAAGCTGATGAAGGTCGCCGGTGCCTATTGGCGTGGCGATTCCAACAACCCGATGCTGACGCGCATCTACGGCACGGCCTGGGCTGACCAGGCGCAGCTCGACCAGTATCTCCATATGCTGGAAGAGGCTGAGAAGCGCGACCACCGCCGCCTCGGCCGTGAGATGGACCTGTTCCACTTCCAGGAGGAAGGTCCGGGCGTCGTTTTCTGGCATGCCAAGGGCTGGAAGATGTTCCAGAACCTCGTCAGCTACATGCGCCGCCGGCTCGACCAGCAGGGCTATCAGGAGGTCAATGCGCCGCAGGTGCTCGACAAGAGCCTGTGGGAGACCTCGGGCCACTGGGGCTGGTATCGCGACGCGATGTTCAAGGTGACGGTTGCCGGTGACGACACCGACGACGACCGCGTTTTTGCGCTGAAGCCGATGAACTGCCCGGGCCACGTGCAGATATTCAAGCATGGGCTGAAGTCGTATCGCGACCTGCCGGTCAAGCTTGCCGAATTCGGCAATGTCCATCGCTATGAGCCGTCGGGCGCGCTGCACGGGCTGATGCGTGTGCGCGGCTTCACCCAGGACGACGCGCATATCTTCTGCACCGAGGAACAACTCGCCGCTGAGTGCCTGCGCATCAACGACCTGATCCTGTCGACCTATGCCGATTTCGGTTTCAACGAGATTTCGGTGAAGCTGTCGACAAGGCCCGACAAACGCGTCGGCTCCGACGAGGCATGGGATCACGCAGAAGAGATCATGGGCAACGTGCTCAAGACCATCGAAGCGCAGTCCGGCAACCGCATCAAGACGTCGATCAATCCGGGCGAGGGTGCCTTCTACGGCCCCAAGTTTGAATACGTCCTGCGTGATGCGATCGGCCGCGAATGGCAGTGCGGAACGACCCAGGTCGATTTCAACCTGCCCGAACGCTTCGGCGCCTTCTACATCGGCTCGGATTCCGAGAAGAAGCAGCCGGTCATGGTCCACCGCGCCATCTGTGGTTCGATGGAACGTTTCCTCGGCATCCTGATCGAGAACTATTCGGGCCACTTCCCGCTGTGGTTCGCGCCGCAGCAGGTGGTGGTGACGACGATCACCTCTGACGCCGACGACTATGCGCGTTCGGTCGCGGCCAAGCTCAAGGCTGCCGGCCTGTCGGCGGAGGTCGATCTGCGCAATGAGAAGATCAACTACAAGGTCCGCGAGCATTCGCTGGCCAAGGTCCCGGTCATTCTCGTCTGCGGAAAGCGCGAGGCTGAGGAGGCGACAGTCAATGTCCGCCGTCTCGGTTCGCGCGACCAGGTGTCGATGGGCCTCGACGAAGCCGTCGCAGCCCTCGTTGACGAGGCGATGACGCCGGACAGGCGCCGCGCGCTTACCGCCTGA
- the blaOXA gene encoding class D beta-lactamase, with translation MTVFASFRRSSIFAIFSLLAATPFAQAQRAANVPALKPVFECTLIIDAQSGATLRRDGTCDRRVSPASTFKVPLALMGYDAGILTDAHTPRWDYKPEFNAVKRDHRPVDPTIWEKDSVVWYSQEITRKLGNERFAGYVQGFAYGNGDITGNPGKKDGLTHSWLSSSLKISPDEQAAFIKRILDRKLPLSTRANEMTGAILPAFDAGDWKVQGKTGTGWLTNKAGAQNRNRPFGWFVGWAEKDGRKVIFARLFVNEGKSPVLLGPKVRANFLVDLPGLIKLAN, from the coding sequence ATGACAGTGTTTGCTTCGTTTCGTCGATCTTCGATCTTCGCCATCTTTTCTTTGCTTGCCGCAACACCCTTTGCCCAGGCGCAGAGGGCCGCCAATGTTCCGGCACTTAAGCCGGTGTTCGAATGCACGCTGATCATCGATGCCCAGAGTGGCGCCACGCTGCGCCGAGACGGCACTTGCGACCGGCGTGTCAGCCCGGCATCGACCTTCAAGGTGCCGTTGGCGCTGATGGGCTACGATGCCGGCATCCTGACCGACGCGCACACGCCGCGCTGGGACTACAAGCCCGAGTTCAACGCCGTCAAGCGCGACCACAGGCCCGTCGACCCGACGATCTGGGAGAAGGATTCAGTCGTCTGGTATTCGCAGGAAATCACACGCAAGCTCGGCAACGAGCGTTTTGCCGGTTATGTCCAAGGCTTCGCCTATGGCAATGGCGACATTACGGGCAATCCGGGCAAGAAGGATGGTCTGACCCACTCCTGGCTGAGCTCGTCGCTGAAGATTTCCCCTGACGAGCAGGCCGCGTTCATCAAGCGTATTCTCGACCGCAAGCTGCCGCTTTCCACCAGGGCAAATGAGATGACCGGCGCGATCCTGCCGGCGTTCGACGCCGGCGACTGGAAGGTCCAGGGCAAGACCGGCACAGGTTGGTTGACCAACAAGGCCGGCGCCCAAAATCGCAACAGGCCGTTCGGCTGGTTCGTCGGCTGGGCCGAAAAGGACGGACGAAAGGTCATCTTTGCCCGGCTGTTCGTCAACGAGGGTAAGAGCCCGGTACTCCTCGGGCCCAAGGTACGCGCCAACTTCCTCGTCGACCTGCCGGGGCTGATTAAGCTAGCCAACTAG
- the yidD gene encoding membrane protein insertion efficiency factor YidD — protein MDHGHDHPHGTAARSRNWAGQWRKTPGRLLGTSLVRLYQLTLSGFIGNSCRHMPTCSEYAHEAIARHGLWAGGWMGLFRVLRCGPWGTHGIDRVPESLGATYVWYVPWRYWLIGRRPSGQ, from the coding sequence ATGGATCACGGACACGACCATCCACACGGCACAGCAGCGCGCAGCCGCAACTGGGCCGGACAGTGGCGCAAGACGCCGGGCCGACTGCTTGGTACATCCCTGGTCCGGCTCTACCAACTGACGCTTTCCGGCTTCATCGGCAATTCCTGCCGGCATATGCCGACCTGCTCGGAATATGCGCATGAGGCTATCGCGCGTCATGGCTTGTGGGCCGGTGGCTGGATGGGGCTGTTTCGCGTCCTGCGCTGCGGCCCATGGGGCACCCATGGCATCGACAGGGTGCCGGAGAGCCTTGGCGCAACTTATGTCTGGTACGTGCCGTGGCGCTATTGGCTGATCGGTCGCCGGCCATCGGGGCAATGA
- a CDS encoding LysR substrate-binding domain-containing protein, with protein sequence MNRGRLPLTALRSFEAAGRHLSFSRAADELFVTQAAISRQIRELESFLRQPLFVRYHRRVELTEPGQKLLQQLVKSFDDIDRRLSELATRPSLSMVSVSAEPALAASWLLPRLNKFREMRPDIEIALDVDPRLIDFRSDQAELALRFSAHNSAWPRSESELLGMVVDSPVLSPALLASGPPLQSPADLRRYTLLHEENRQGWARWFEAAGAGEAPVPERGPLLADAALSKQAAMLGHGVALGDLLLVYEELQAGTLVKPFETNVVCGGYWLVAKNLAKLSEPAQCFAEWIKAEFAESLDILDNCLAAAYLRSI encoded by the coding sequence ATGAACCGCGGGCGGCTTCCGCTGACGGCATTGAGAAGTTTCGAGGCTGCCGGGCGGCACCTGAGTTTCAGCCGCGCAGCCGACGAGCTGTTCGTCACCCAGGCCGCCATCAGCCGCCAGATACGCGAGTTGGAGAGCTTCCTGCGCCAGCCGCTGTTCGTGCGCTACCACCGCCGCGTCGAATTGACCGAGCCGGGACAGAAGCTGCTGCAACAACTGGTCAAGAGCTTCGACGACATCGACCGACGGCTTTCTGAACTGGCGACAAGGCCCTCCCTTTCGATGGTCAGTGTCAGCGCCGAACCGGCGCTTGCCGCCAGCTGGCTTCTGCCGCGTCTCAATAAGTTTCGCGAGATGCGGCCCGACATCGAAATCGCGCTCGATGTCGACCCGCGTTTGATCGACTTCCGCAGCGACCAGGCCGAGCTCGCATTGCGCTTCAGCGCGCACAACAGCGCGTGGCCACGCAGTGAGTCGGAGCTGTTGGGGATGGTCGTCGATTCACCTGTTTTGTCACCGGCGCTGCTGGCGTCAGGCCCGCCCCTGCAATCCCCCGCCGATCTGCGTCGCTACACGCTGCTGCATGAGGAAAATCGTCAGGGTTGGGCACGCTGGTTCGAAGCAGCGGGTGCCGGCGAAGCTCCGGTTCCGGAGCGAGGGCCATTACTGGCGGATGCCGCATTGTCGAAACAGGCGGCGATGCTCGGCCACGGCGTCGCCCTTGGCGACCTGTTGCTGGTCTATGAGGAGCTTCAGGCGGGAACGCTGGTCAAGCCGTTCGAGACCAACGTCGTGTGCGGAGGCTACTGGCTGGTGGCAAAGAACCTGGCCAAGCTGTCAGAGCCGGCGCAGTGTTTCGCTGAGTGGATCAAGGCAGAGTTCGCCGAAAGCCTTGATATCCTGGACAATTGCCTCGCTGCCGCCTACCTGCGCTCGATCTGA
- a CDS encoding iron-sulfur cluster assembly scaffold protein, translated as MIDDIYNTKILGFAGNIGRLGRLDHPDATATAHSKLCGSTVTIDLAMKDGIVTDFAHEVKACALGQASSSIMAEHVVGASADELRAVRDAMLRMLKEGGTPPEGRFGDLKYLEPVRDYKARHASTMLTFDAVVDAIGQIERR; from the coding sequence TTGATCGACGACATCTACAACACGAAAATTCTCGGTTTCGCCGGCAATATCGGCCGGCTCGGCCGGCTCGATCACCCCGATGCGACGGCCACGGCGCACTCGAAGTTGTGCGGGTCGACTGTCACGATCGACCTGGCGATGAAGGACGGCATCGTCACCGACTTCGCCCATGAGGTGAAAGCCTGCGCGCTGGGCCAGGCGTCATCGTCGATCATGGCCGAGCACGTCGTCGGTGCCAGCGCCGACGAATTGCGGGCCGTGCGTGACGCCATGCTGCGCATGCTAAAGGAAGGCGGGACGCCGCCGGAGGGCCGGTTCGGCGACCTGAAGTATCTCGAGCCGGTTCGCGACTACAAGGCGCGGCACGCCTCGACGATGCTGACTTTCGATGCCGTGGTCGATGCGATCGGTCAGATCGAGCGCAGGTAG
- the folE gene encoding GTP cyclohydrolase I FolE → MDAVAKKLMPQSAYMDKPATDRPTEAEVEAAVKVLLRWTGDDPQREGLIDTPKRVTKAFREMFNGYDMCPADELGRTFEEVAGYDDMVIVRDIKFHSHCEHHMVPIIGKAHVGYLPDGKVVGLSKIARVVDIFAHRLQTQEAMTAQIAGVIQDVLNPRGVAVMIEAEHMCMAMRGIRKQGSTTLTSTFTGVFRDTPEEQVRFVTMVRAGGGGI, encoded by the coding sequence ATGGATGCCGTTGCCAAGAAGCTGATGCCGCAATCAGCCTATATGGATAAGCCTGCGACCGACCGCCCGACCGAAGCGGAGGTCGAAGCCGCTGTGAAGGTCCTCCTGCGCTGGACCGGCGACGATCCACAGCGCGAAGGCCTGATCGACACGCCCAAACGCGTGACCAAGGCTTTCCGCGAAATGTTCAATGGCTACGACATGTGCCCGGCCGACGAGCTTGGCCGTACGTTCGAGGAAGTAGCCGGCTACGACGATATGGTCATCGTTCGCGACATCAAGTTCCATTCCCATTGCGAGCACCATATGGTGCCGATCATCGGCAAGGCCCATGTCGGCTATCTGCCGGATGGCAAGGTTGTCGGACTTTCCAAGATCGCCCGCGTCGTCGACATCTTCGCCCACCGCCTGCAGACGCAGGAAGCGATGACGGCGCAGATTGCCGGTGTCATCCAGGACGTGCTAAATCCGCGCGGTGTCGCCGTGATGATCGAGGCCGAGCATATGTGTATGGCCATGCGCGGCATCCGCAAGCAGGGTTCGACAACCCTGACCTCCACTTTCACCGGCGTTTTCCGGGATACCCCCGAAGAACAGGTCCGGTTCGTGACCATGGTGCGAGCCGGCGGCGGCGGGATCTGA
- the hisI gene encoding phosphoribosyl-AMP cyclohydrolase translates to MTLQFPEASNDKRALEEGELFSPRFDVNGLVTAVVTDAADGLLLMVAHMNAEALALTIETGIAHYWSRSRNALWKKGETSGNLQHVQEIRTDCDQDAVWLKVKVSGHDATCHTGRRSCFYRTVVHENGIAILSADGSNPLFDVDETYRKKT, encoded by the coding sequence ATGACCTTGCAGTTTCCCGAAGCTTCCAACGACAAGCGCGCCCTCGAAGAGGGCGAGTTGTTCTCGCCGCGTTTCGACGTCAACGGCCTTGTCACCGCCGTGGTGACCGATGCGGCCGATGGCCTGCTGCTGATGGTCGCGCACATGAACGCCGAGGCGCTGGCCCTGACCATCGAAACCGGCATTGCCCATTACTGGTCGCGCTCGCGCAACGCGCTTTGGAAAAAAGGCGAAACTTCGGGAAATCTGCAGCACGTCCAGGAGATTCGCACTGACTGCGACCAGGACGCGGTGTGGCTCAAGGTAAAAGTCAGCGGCCACGACGCAACCTGTCACACCGGCAGGCGTTCCTGTTTCTATCGGACAGTGGTGCACGAAAACGGCATAGCGATACTCAGTGCGGATGGCAGCAATCCACTGTTCGATGTCGACGAGACCTACCGCAAGAAAACGTGA
- a CDS encoding patatin family protein, with translation MLEWASFYARQNVREANGFSSGTSSNVPEPARQNGISLALGGGAARGWAHIGVLRALDEAGIRINMIAGTSIGALVGGCYLAGKLDQLEEFARSLTKRRIFGLFDFKLGGSGLFGGMKLDSRMQQHMGSVTFEDLPKPFVCVATEIRTGHEIWLSSGSLIKAMRASYALPGVFEPVTCNGRVLVDGALVNPVPVSVCRANEQPLVVAVNLHYDLFGRAAVIKHSAGELVVERPAAPGENSTQSEREARLGITGVMVEAFNIIQDRISRARLAGDPPDLSIQPKLGLIGLSEFHRADEAIRLGYEATKAQMEEILRLQAVLG, from the coding sequence ATGCTCGAATGGGCGTCGTTTTATGCGCGCCAGAATGTCCGGGAGGCCAACGGCTTTTCTTCCGGCACGAGTTCGAACGTTCCTGAACCAGCAAGGCAGAACGGAATTTCACTAGCGCTCGGCGGCGGTGCGGCGCGCGGCTGGGCTCATATCGGCGTGCTGCGCGCTCTTGATGAAGCCGGCATCCGCATCAACATGATCGCCGGCACTTCGATCGGCGCCCTGGTCGGTGGCTGCTATCTCGCCGGAAAGCTTGACCAGCTCGAGGAATTCGCCCGCAGCCTGACCAAGCGCCGTATCTTCGGCCTGTTCGACTTCAAGCTCGGCGGCAGCGGGCTGTTCGGCGGCATGAAGCTCGATTCGCGTATGCAGCAGCATATGGGCAGCGTCACTTTCGAGGATTTGCCCAAGCCTTTCGTCTGCGTCGCGACCGAGATCCGCACCGGCCATGAAATCTGGCTTTCGAGCGGTTCACTGATCAAGGCGATGCGGGCGTCCTACGCCCTGCCCGGTGTGTTCGAGCCTGTCACCTGCAACGGCCGCGTGCTCGTCGACGGCGCGCTCGTCAATCCGGTGCCGGTTTCGGTCTGCCGTGCCAACGAGCAACCCTTGGTCGTTGCGGTCAACCTGCATTACGACCTGTTCGGCCGCGCGGCAGTGATCAAGCACAGCGCTGGCGAACTGGTGGTCGAGCGTCCGGCAGCACCGGGAGAGAACTCCACTCAAAGCGAGCGCGAGGCACGGCTCGGCATTACGGGTGTCATGGTCGAAGCTTTCAACATCATCCAGGATCGCATTTCCCGCGCACGCCTCGCCGGCGATCCGCCTGATCTGTCGATCCAGCCCAAGCTTGGCCTGATCGGCCTGTCCGAGTTCCACCGCGCCGACGAGGCCATCCGCCTCGGTTACGAGGCGACCAAGGCGCAGATGGAAGAGATCCTGAGGCTTCAGGCGGTTCTCGGCTAA
- the recJ gene encoding single-stranded-DNA-specific exonuclease RecJ: protein MATEKRNFLGVRRSATGVSWEHRLTERQDMLALAIAQGHGVPDIVARVLAGRGVLPEDTERFLDPTIRDLLPDPASLTDMDKAASRLTDAVLRNEKVAIFGDYDVDGACSSALVKRFLTHFGIESEIYIPDRIFEGYGPNPDAMRELIGRGASLIVTVDCGTNSAASIDAANEAGADVVVLDHHQVGGALPNAVAVVNPNRDDDLSGQGHLCAAGVTFLALVQTAKVMREAMPGAPRPDLLKLLDLTALATVADVVPLTGVNRAFVVKGLQAMRQQNNVGLTALARVARIGEPLNTFHLSFLLGPRINAGGRIGDAALGSKLLATDDPVEAGTIAETLDRLNQERQTMETEMLAEARAEADAEIGAGPGPAVLVTANTTWHPGIVGLLASRLKDHARRPAFAIAFNPNGVGTGSGRSVSGFDLGRLVREAVDAGLLVKGGGHAMAAGITVERAKLGELRAFFEQRAAADVFRLQDEESLKIDGALAAEGATLNLVDALEKAGPFGAGHVPPVFVLPRHRIADARLVGNAHIRIDLRSESGGKVQAMAFRAAETPLGDFLFRNRDRAIHVAGSISVNHWNGSRTAQFRIVDASLAGP from the coding sequence ATGGCGACTGAAAAGCGTAACTTTCTCGGCGTAAGGCGTTCGGCCACCGGTGTTTCCTGGGAGCATCGCCTGACCGAACGCCAGGACATGCTGGCGCTCGCCATCGCCCAGGGGCATGGCGTGCCCGACATCGTCGCCCGTGTGCTTGCCGGGCGCGGCGTGCTGCCCGAGGACACCGAGCGTTTCCTCGACCCGACGATCCGCGACCTGTTGCCCGATCCGGCCTCGCTGACCGACATGGACAAGGCGGCATCGCGCCTTACCGATGCCGTGCTGCGCAACGAGAAGGTGGCGATCTTCGGCGACTACGACGTCGACGGCGCCTGTTCGTCGGCGCTGGTAAAACGCTTTCTCACCCATTTCGGTATCGAGTCCGAGATCTACATTCCCGACCGCATCTTCGAAGGTTACGGCCCGAACCCTGATGCCATGCGTGAGCTTATCGGGCGCGGCGCGAGCCTGATCGTCACTGTCGACTGTGGCACCAACAGCGCCGCCTCCATCGACGCGGCCAACGAGGCCGGCGCCGATGTCGTGGTGCTCGACCATCACCAGGTTGGCGGGGCGCTGCCGAATGCCGTTGCCGTGGTCAATCCGAACCGCGACGACGATCTCTCCGGCCAGGGACATCTCTGCGCCGCCGGCGTCACCTTCCTGGCCCTGGTGCAGACGGCCAAGGTGATGCGCGAGGCAATGCCTGGCGCGCCGCGTCCCGATCTGCTCAAGCTGCTCGATCTCACAGCGCTTGCGACAGTTGCCGACGTCGTGCCGCTGACCGGCGTGAACAGGGCGTTCGTCGTCAAGGGTCTGCAGGCCATGCGCCAGCAGAACAATGTCGGGCTGACGGCACTTGCCCGGGTGGCACGCATAGGCGAGCCGCTCAACACTTTCCACCTGTCGTTCCTGCTCGGGCCGCGTATCAATGCCGGCGGGCGCATCGGCGATGCGGCCCTGGGCAGCAAGCTGCTTGCCACCGACGATCCGGTCGAAGCCGGAACGATTGCCGAAACGCTCGACCGCCTGAACCAGGAGCGGCAGACGATGGAAACGGAGATGCTGGCCGAGGCGCGCGCCGAGGCCGATGCCGAGATTGGCGCCGGGCCGGGGCCGGCTGTGCTTGTCACAGCGAACACCACATGGCACCCAGGCATCGTCGGCCTGCTGGCCTCGCGGCTCAAGGACCACGCGCGCCGCCCGGCTTTTGCAATTGCCTTCAACCCGAATGGCGTTGGCACAGGCTCCGGTCGCTCGGTTTCAGGGTTCGACCTTGGCCGACTGGTGCGCGAGGCCGTCGATGCCGGACTGTTGGTCAAGGGCGGCGGCCACGCCATGGCGGCCGGCATCACAGTCGAGCGCGCCAAGCTGGGCGAATTGCGCGCCTTCTTCGAGCAGCGCGCCGCAGCGGACGTGTTCCGCCTGCAGGATGAGGAAAGCCTGAAGATCGACGGTGCGCTGGCCGCGGAAGGCGCGACGCTGAACCTCGTCGACGCGCTGGAGAAGGCCGGACCGTTCGGGGCAGGGCATGTCCCGCCCGTTTTTGTTCTGCCAAGGCACCGCATCGCCGATGCCCGGCTGGTCGGCAACGCGCATATCCGCATCGATCTGCGTTCGGAAAGCGGCGGCAAGGTGCAGGCGATGGCGTTCAGAGCGGCGGAGACGCCGCTCGGCGATTTCCTGTTCCGGAACCGCGACCGTGCGATCCACGTCGCCGGCTCGATTTCGGTCAATCATTGGAATGGCAGTCGTACCGCCCAGTTCAGGATCGTCGACGCGTCGCTGGCCGGTCCTTGA